GGTCCGGGGGGGCCGATAATGCCTTTGGGAAAGCGGTCTGCCGTTATTGCAGTTCCTCGAGAAGTCTTTGGTCTGTGGACACCGCTTCTTCGAACATCTCGAGCATCTTCTGGTTCCGTTGCATCCGGTTTGCGAGCTGCTGTCTCAGGAATTCGGTGCTCACTCCGGTGCCTTCGCTTTTCTGTTCCTGCTCCTGTTTGGAGAGCTCTGCGAGGTTGGCCCGGACCTTTTCCATGGTGGTGTCCATGGCCTTGAGCTGCTGTTCCAGGTCGGCCACACGGCCTGCATTGGTCTGGATCTGCTTGCTCAACACCTTGAACTGTCTGTCCATGGTTGCCGCCAGCTTTTTGACTTCCTCCTGGCCGCTCTCTACACCCTCTTCTTTCAGCGTTTCGATCCGCTGGGCCATGGTGTCGATCAGTTTCGACTGCTCGGAAAGCGTCTCCTCGACGGCGGCAAGCTGCGCGTTGACGCCCGACTGGACGGAACCGACATTGACGATGGCATAGATAGCGAGAATCGCTACCACAATAACGCCGATGGTGACGTACATGCTGTGCTGGTCTTTGCCGAAGATCTCCGCGAACCAATCCTTGTTGTTGTTTTTCTTCTGCTGCTGCTTGCGCTGCTGCGGCCTGTTCTCCTGCGCCATACCACATTCCTCCCCAAGTTATAGTGTCTTCAAGAGTATACGTGTGCTTTTTCACTGTCAACCGGAAACCTGCAGAGAGCGTTCACCCGACCTGCTGCCCAATGTGCCCGGCAACCTTGCAGCGGAACGCGCCTTCGGTTGCACAGGTTTTCCTGCGTTTCGGAGGGCAATGGGCAAAACACGGCAATTATACCATAGTCCTGCTGCAGGAAGAGAGGAAGTGTCTGCCGATATCCCTTTTTCGGGAATGGGCAGCTTTCCCCGTCGATTGCATCCCTAGTAGGTGATCTTGTTTTCCACCAGGACCTTCCCAAGGCGCCGCAGCCGATCGGTGGCCTGATCCTGGAAGTGACGTCCTATCTCGACAATCAGCGCTTCGATGACGTTGACGGCGGGAATCAGCGAGTAGTGTGTGGAATGGACGGGAACGTGCAGCAGCTCTGTGGCCGCCGGAATGCCGGGGTTGGTGAGACTCGAGGTGAGGAGGATGACGGGAATCCCCTGCTCTTTGGCGAACTGCACCGCCTGAACGGTTCGGATGGCGAAGTGCGGTCCACCCAGCGAGATGGCGAACAGCACGTCATGCTTGCTCATGTTGAAGAGCTCGGCGAACATCTCGTCGGACCCGCAGGGGCCGATGAGATGGACATGACCGAGGAACTGGTGGAGCATGGAGTGGAAGTACACCGCCAGGCCTTTCGTGGAGCGGAGTCCCAGGACATGGATGCTTTCTGCCCCGAGGAGGAGATCCCTGGCCCGCTCGAAGGAGTGGCTGAGATGCTCCGTCATGGAGGCGTGGATATTGCCGATGTTGTCCTGGGAGACGCTCCGCAGGATGCCGTCGGCGGCCTTCTCACCCCAGGAGTCCTCCAGCTGCCACCAGAGCGGCGAACTGGTGGAGATCAGCGTCTTCTGAAGGTCATTGAGAAAGTGCGTAAAAGAGCTGTACCCCAGCCGGCCGATGGTCCGCATGACCGTGGCCGGGCTCACCTCGGCGCGACGGGCCAGCTGTTCGACCGTCATGAAGGCCACCTCCTGGAAGTTCTCCAGCACAGCCCTGCATACCGAACCCTGCTGTGACGGGAAGGTCTCAGCCCCCTGCCGCATTTTCTCAAAGAGTGGAAGATTTATATCTCCGGTATTCCTTTTCATTGTGTTCCCCCCAAGTCTTGCAAGGCGGTCACCCAGGCTGAGCAACAAGTTAAGAGTATAGCACCTCGCGAAGCGTGTCTATGGCATCGTGCCACTACACGGGAAATCTGTGGCTTTGCCATGGGCCACGCAGTACGCAGCCAAAACGCCCATTTCTCTTCTTGACAATTTGCGAAAAAATTATATCATACATGGCGGAGGGGCAGGGATATGCCGAATGATCGGATGTTGCGAAATGGATATTTCTTTCAAGGCGGGCAGTGTTGCACGGGTTGGGAGGGGCGTACAGGTCTGTAGGCAGCGTATCAGCTGTGATACACAAGATACCGCGTCGCTGGAATGGATTTTTTGAGGAGAACGAAGTGTGCTGCGTCTGTGCGAGTTTGTAATTGGAGAGAGGCGGACAGTGCAGGGGGATTCTTTTGAAGTGCATTCTGAAGCTGGATTAACCATAAAAAAATTTCGTCACGGAGGATGATGTGTGATGTCAAAGAATTGGGAGTTTCTCTATCTCAGCCAGGAAGACTGTGTCGCCGCCGGCGGGGCCAATATGGGCGGCACCATGCAGGCCACGGAGCGGTCCTTCTTTCTCCACGGCAAGGAGGATTTCATCCAGCCGGGCAAGCCGGTGATCCGCTGGGGCGGACCGGAGACCGAGGAGACCACGGGGCGGATCATGTCCATGCCCTCCTGGCTGGGCGGGGAACAGTATAAAGAGGAGCTAATGAAGCGCGGGCTTCTGGGCCCGATCAATACGGCGGGGATCAAGTACATCCCCAGCAGGCCGGAGAACCCCAAAAAGCACGGCCTGCCCAGGGCCAGCGCGCTGATCGTCATCCTCGATCCGGAGACGCTGCACCCCATGTGCGTCATGGACGGCGCCATCGCCAGCGCCATGCGGACCGGTGCGGCCTCCGGCGTGGCTGTGAAGTACCTGGCCAGGCCCGATTCCAGGGTGATGGGCCTGGTGGGATCCAGCGTCCAGGGCAAAACGCAGCTCATGGCCTTCAAGAGCGGCATGCCTTCCCTGGAGGTGTGTAAGGTCTACTCCCGGACCAAGGCCAACGCCGAGCGTTTCGCCCGGGAGATGTCCGAGGCCGCCGATATGGAGATCAGGGCGGTGGACAGCGCCGAGGAGGCCTTCGTCGGTTCCGATGTCATCAGTACCGCCACCATGGCCCGCGAGTCCTACGTCAATCCCGAGTGGTACAAGGAGGGAGCCCTGCACACGGAGATCTCCTTCTGGGACACACCGCCGGCGGCGTTGAAGGTCTTCGACCGGATCTACGTGGACGACTGGTACCAGGTGAAACACCACGGTGTGGATGTCAGCTGGCGGGCCGTCCGGGACGGCGTCATCCCCGAGGACGCTGTCAATGGCGATCTGGGCAAGGTGGTCTGCGGGGCCCTGGAGGGAAGGAAGGACCCGAAGGAACGGATCTTTTTCAATCCCATCGGCATGGGGATCCACGACCTCTCGGAGGCCTTCAGGGTCTACAGCAACGCCCGGGAACAGGGGTTGGGAACCACACTCAGCCTCTTCGACGAGGCCGACAGCTGGCTTGCGTCGTTGTGTCTCGAAAAGGATAGCCTCAGGCAGGTGCAATAGGAGGATGTGCAAGTGCAGCAGAGCACGGCTCGAACCTTTTGTGCCATTTGACAAAAGTGTGAGAATTAAGTTATCTTCTAGCTCGCGAAAGCAGGCGCCGAAGATGCTGGAATTCCTCTAACGCAGTGAAGTCTTTCAGGTCTGGCGGAAATCTCAAAAGACATGAGGAAGGGAGGTGCCGAGAAACCGGATGAGACGGGGAGTGACAGAAAGTGTGATGCAATTCCCCGGGTGTATTCCACACAGTCCTTTTGGGATGTCCGGCCGGAAATGCGGTGCGTTTGTTTAAGAAAAAGAGTATGTGTCGATGGATAATTGATGTATTGGGTATATTAGGGAGGGAAACGCGTGAAAAAAAGTATATTAGGGCTCGGTATTGCACTCTTGTTGGTTGTAGCTGTGACGGCGTCTGCTGGCGCAATGGAGTTCGTGACCATCGTGACCGGTTCCACAGGGGGAACATACTATCCTGTGGGCACGATCATAGCGAACCACTGTAACCAGGAGCTGATGACCGAGGGGTACAAGTATTCTGCCCAGACTTCCGGCGGAACGACGGAAAACCTGGATATGCTGAAAAACGACGAGGCCCAGATGGCCATCGCCATGTGCAACCTCACCGGTTTTGCCTACACAGGGACCAATCGTTACGAAGGCGATGCCAACCCCAACCTGCGCTATGTCATGGCGCTGTGGCCCGAGACCTCCCAGTTTGTCTACGCCAAGGGCTCCGGGATCGAGGGCTGGGACTCCCTGGAGGGCAAAAAGATCTCCGTCGGGCCGCCTGCTTCGGGCACGGAGTTCAGCACACGGACCATCCTCAAGGCCGTTGCAGGCCTGACCTTTGACGACATAACCGCCGAATATCTTGGATACAGCGAGTCCTCCCAGGCGATCCAGAACGGCAGGATCGACGCCGCCCTTCTGGAAGCCGGCTATCCCACCTCCGCGGTGACAGAGCTCTACGCGGGCAGGACAGATGTGGATATGCTCCATTTCGACGCCGAAGCCAAGGACAAGCTGCTCGGCGAGGCCCCCTGGTACGCCCCCGTCACCATTCCGGCGGAGACCTACCCCGGCCAGGAAGAGGAGATCCCTGTGGTCGGCATCATGTGCTCTCTCGTGGCGCATCCCGACCTTTCCGACGAAGCTGTCTACAAGACCCTGGAAGTGGTCTTCGGCTCACGGGAGGATCTCCTGAAAGAGCACGCCGTGTTCTATAACGTCGATTTCGACAACCCCATGTCTGGGCTCTTTGGTGCTCCACTCCATGCGGGAGCAGTCAAGTACTACAGGGACAACGGGTTCACCGTGCCAGACAAGCTTCTGCCTCCCGAAATGAAATAAGCAGCCACTGTTTGTGGCGTACCTGCGGCCGGTGTGCCCGCTCTTTTCACGGGACACCGGTCGTACTCTATTATTTTGTGGAGTGTGATGTTCCGTGGATCTCTTGAAAAAGCTTATACCCAAGGGAGAACTGGTGCCCACCAGGCAGCTGTACGGCAGGGTCGGCCTGATCGCGCTTCTCCTGACCGTAGGCACCTCCCTGGTGCACGCCTGGATGAACAGCTTCGGTCTTCTGATGGCGATCAAGATGAACGCCATCCACCTGGGGACGGTGATGGCCATTGTTTTTCTCTACTATCCGGCCACCGCCAGGTCGCCCCGCGAGAACCCCAGTGTCCTTGACTGGGTGCTTGCCGGGCTTTCGTTGGCGGGGATGGCGTTTATCCTCCTGCAGTACGATCGGATTCTCGCGGACCGCCTCAATGTGATCCCCTTCGACCTTGTGATGGCCACCATGACCATGATCCTTCTGGTGGAAGCGAGCAGACGGGCGGTGGGCCTTCCGCTGACCATTCTGAGCGTCTTCTTTGTCTTCTATGCCAAGTACGGGATCTATTTCCCCGGCCTTTTCGCTCACCAGGGATTCAACTGGAGGCGGATCATCATCCGCATGGCTCTGACCGACGAGGGGATCTACGGCGTCTCGCTGATGGTTTCTTCCACCTATGTGTTCATGTTCATCCTCTTCGGCGCCTTTCTGTCCGCCACGAAGACCAGCGACTTCTTTAATGACTTTTCACTCGCCCTGGCCGGGAAGTACCGGGGAGGGCCCGCAAAGGTGGCCGTCCTCGCTTCAGGCCTTATGGGAAGCATCTCCGGCAGCTCCCAGGCCAATGTGGCCACCACCGGCGCGATCACCATTCCCCTTATGAAACGGGTGGGCTACATGCCGCACTTCGCCGGTGCCGTGGAGGCCGCCGCGAGTACCGGCGGTATCCTGATGCCGCCCATCATGGGCGCTGCGGCCTTTATCATGAGCACCTTCCTGGGGGTGCCCTACGCAACCATCATGATCGCCGGGGCCACGCCGGCGCTGCTCTACTACCTGGCGGTGATGTTCATGGTGGACCTCCGGGCCAAGCGGCAGGGGCTACAGGGACTGCCCGCCTCGGAGGTGCCCCCTCTGGGGAAGACGCTGCTGGAGCGCGGCCATATGATGATCCCGCTCATCCTGATTATCTACTTTCTCATTGTGGGGTACACGCCGCTCTTTTCGGCCTTCCTGGGGCTCATGTCTGTCATCGTCCTGTCCATGATCCGGAAATCCACGCGCATGACCTGGCGGCAGTTCCTCACCGCCCTCGATATGGGGGCCCGGAATGCCGCACCTGTGGGGATCGCCTGCGGCATTGTGGGGTATATCGTCGGCTCGGTGGGTATGACAGGCTTCGGCCAGGTAGTGGCGCTGAATATCATCATGTTCTCCGGCGGACAGCTCTGGGCCGCGCTGATCCTCTGCATGCTGGCGGCCATCGTGCTCGGTATGGGGCTTCCCGCCACAGCCTGCTACATCATCACCGCCACCATCGCCGCTCCGGCGCTGCAGCAGATGGGGGTGGAGCCGATCGCCGCCCACTTCTTCGCCTTCTATTTCGGCACCATGTCCGCCGTCGTCCCGCCGGTGGCGCTGACGAGCTACACCGCAGCAGGCCTTGCCGGGGCGAGGCCCATGCGGGTCGCCGTGGTGGGCTTCGGCCTGGCGCTTTCGGGTCTGCTTCTGCCCTACCTCTTCGTCTATAACAACGACCTGCTCATGGTCAATACAACCCTGCCGAGCTACCTCTTCGTGCTTTCCATGGGCGTCGTCGGCGTCTATGCGCTCTCCGCCGGCATCATCGGCACCATCAAGGGCAATATGCCCCCCTGGGAACGTTTTGCCTTCGCCATTGTCGGCGTTTCCATGGTGGCGCCTCTGGGGGTGTACAAGCTGGGAAGCCTGGCCATCTTCTCGATCCTCCTGGTGCAGCACATTCTGCGGTACCGCGCCGGAGCGATCGCCCCGGAGGCTGAAGGATAGAGGAAGAAGCGCCACAACGGACGGTGTACCCCTGCCGGCCGGGCACCACATTCCGGCCGGCAGATCATGGACGGCCCCTTTGGGGGCTCTGGAATAAAAACAAAGATTGAGGTGTATAGGATGGACCAGCAGACACTGCCGGCCTACGCAGGGATCCCCACCTTTCTGCGTGCGCCGCAGGCGGAACAGAGTGAGCTCTCTGAGGGTTCGGTGGCCGTGGTGGGCGTGCCCTTCGACACGACCTGCGCTTCCAGACCCGGGGCGAGGTTCGGCCCGCGGGGCATCCGGGAGGGCACACTGCACTTCATGCACCAGATCGGCGCCCTCACCACGGACCGGAAAGAAATGGTGGATATCCGGACAGGCGAGCGTTTCGCCTATCCCTATAGGGACATCCTCTTCGATACCGGTGACGTGCCCCTCTACCCCTCCGATGTAGAGGCCACCGCCGAGGCCGTGGAAGAGGCGGTCTACGGCATAGCCCGAAAGGGCGCCTTTCCGGTGATCCTCGGAGGGGATCACTACATCACCTACCCCTGCTTCTGCGGATACGCCAGAGCTGTGGAGGAGCGGGACGACAAGGAGAGGATGGGGTACCTCCACATCGATTCCCATCTCGACCTGACGGACCGGACCGAGGCCTGGGGCGACCACTACCACGGATCGCTTGCGCGGAGAGTGGCGGAAACCGACTACCTGGAAGTTGCCGACATGGCCTGGGTGGGCATCGGCGGGAGCTTCCAGACCGCCGAGCGCTGGGAGTTCATCCAGCAGCACGGGCTTTCGATCTACACATCCCGGGATATAGAAGACACCGGGGTGGATGGAGTGATCGAAAAGGCGTTCCGGGAAGATCTGAGCCGGTGCAGCACCGTCTATGTCACCATAGACATTGATATCGTAGACCACGCATTCGCTCCCGGTACGGGCTCCTACGTGTTTGGAGGCATCTCCTCCAGCCGGTTCCTCCAGATGATGGAGGCCCTGAGCAGGCAGCCGCGGATCGGGGCGATCGACCTCGTCGAGGTGGCGCCGCCCCTGGATCCCACGGGCTGCACCTCCAGGCTGGCCGCCACAGGGCTCATCTCCTTTCTGCGGCCCAGAATATTTGATATGGTGAAATGATGTCTATTTTATAGAGAATGTTTTGTTCCGGAGGTTTCTCTGATATGTCTCTATTTGCTGGACCCCTTCGGCTAACGGGAACAACAGCTACCAGACAGCTGGAGAAATACATCCCCCGGCTTTTTCCATAGTGCCGCTTCATTGGATAGCTCGCTATCTGCGTACTGCGATGAGATAGACCCGGTGGTGTCATGTTTGAGATCCACCATGTGGGCGGTAATCATCCAACTTGTTCTCCCACTGTTCATACTGCTGATAGCGGGCGTGTACATCAGGGCCGCCGTGCCCTTCGTGGTCTGCATGCTGGCGATGATCACACTGCTGACGTTCTTCCCCGACATCGCACTCTTTTTGCCGAGCCTCCTCTTCGACTAGGCCGCGAGAAGAAACCGGACAGCAGAGCAAGCAAAAAGAGCCGGGGGGGATTCCCCCGGCTCTTTCGCGCGTCCCCGGCCGGAGCCGCGAAGGAGACATCCCTTCCCTGTGCACCCCTCGCCTCCGGGAGGCAGCAGAGGGGGGCGAAAAAACAAACATTCCGCCACTTGACAACGGGAGAAAAAGACATACTATACGGGAAGCATCGTGTATGAATATGCCGCTCATGGAGAAATTCGGAATGAATCTTTCTTCAATGGTTGCAGGAATCGGGTGATAGCACAGGAAGTTACCGTCGTATCTGGATACAGCGGCTGCTGCACTACGGGAAAAGACATTTTTGCGTGGGTGCAGGAGAGGAGCAACAGAGGGCTGATCGCCGCTACGGCAAAGTCACGTCGGCTTTTCGGGGCGGGGAATTTTTTTTGGGAAGCTTGCGGAATAAATATTTCCTTATCGCCTTGTTCGAGAAATATCATTATCTGGATATGTGGAGGAGGAGTTCACCATGGCAAAAAGTTGGGAGTTACTCTATCTCAGTCAGGACGACTGCGTCGCCGCCGGCGGGGCGACCATGAGCGGCACCATGCAGGCGACGGAGCGGTCCTTCTTCCTGCACGGCAAGGGGGATTTCATCCAGCCCGGCAAGCCGGTGATCCGCTGGGGCGGCCCAGAGACGGAAGAGACCACCGGGCGGATCATGTCCATGCCCTCCTGGCTGGGCGGCGAACAGTATAGAAAAGAGCTGGTGGAGCGCGGGCTGCTTGGGCCCGTCAACACGGCGGGGATCAAGTACATCCCCAGCAGGCCGGCAAATCCGAAAACGTACGGCCTTCCCCGGGCGAGCGCCCTGATCATCCTCCTCGACCCCGACACGCTCCACCCCATGTGCGTCATGGATGGCGCCGTGGCCAGTGCCATGCGGACCGGTGCGGCCTCGGGGGTGGCCGCCAGGTACCTTGCCAGGGAGGACGCCCAGGTGATGGGGCTCATCGGGGCCTCCGTCCAGGGAAAGACACAGCTGGCAGCCATGAAGTGCGGTGTCCCCACACTGCGGAAGTGCAAGGTCTTTGATATCAACCCCGAGGCCTCCCGGGCCTTTGCGGAGAAGATGGCTTCCGTGGCCGGCATGGAGATCGAGCCCGTGGGGTCCGCCAGGGAGGCCTTCGTGGGGTCCGGCGTGATCAGCACCGCCACCATGGCACGGGAGCCCTACGTGGACCCCGAGTGGTACGAAGAGGGCGCCTTCCATGCGGAGATCTCCTTCTGGGACACGCCGCCCGGCGCCCTGAAGGTCTTCGACGGGATCTACGTGGACGACTGGTACCAGGTCAAGCACCACGGCGTGGACG
The Synergistales bacterium genome window above contains:
- a CDS encoding ornithine cyclodeaminase family protein, translating into MSKNWEFLYLSQEDCVAAGGANMGGTMQATERSFFLHGKEDFIQPGKPVIRWGGPETEETTGRIMSMPSWLGGEQYKEELMKRGLLGPINTAGIKYIPSRPENPKKHGLPRASALIVILDPETLHPMCVMDGAIASAMRTGAASGVAVKYLARPDSRVMGLVGSSVQGKTQLMAFKSGMPSLEVCKVYSRTKANAERFAREMSEAADMEIRAVDSAEEAFVGSDVISTATMARESYVNPEWYKEGALHTEISFWDTPPAALKVFDRIYVDDWYQVKHHGVDVSWRAVRDGVIPEDAVNGDLGKVVCGALEGRKDPKERIFFNPIGMGIHDLSEAFRVYSNAREQGLGTTLSLFDEADSWLASLCLEKDSLRQVQ
- a CDS encoding agmatinase family protein, with amino-acid sequence MDQQTLPAYAGIPTFLRAPQAEQSELSEGSVAVVGVPFDTTCASRPGARFGPRGIREGTLHFMHQIGALTTDRKEMVDIRTGERFAYPYRDILFDTGDVPLYPSDVEATAEAVEEAVYGIARKGAFPVILGGDHYITYPCFCGYARAVEERDDKERMGYLHIDSHLDLTDRTEAWGDHYHGSLARRVAETDYLEVADMAWVGIGGSFQTAERWEFIQQHGLSIYTSRDIEDTGVDGVIEKAFREDLSRCSTVYVTIDIDIVDHAFAPGTGSYVFGGISSSRFLQMMEALSRQPRIGAIDLVEVAPPLDPTGCTSRLAATGLISFLRPRIFDMVK
- a CDS encoding TAXI family TRAP transporter solute-binding subunit, giving the protein MKKSILGLGIALLLVVAVTASAGAMEFVTIVTGSTGGTYYPVGTIIANHCNQELMTEGYKYSAQTSGGTTENLDMLKNDEAQMAIAMCNLTGFAYTGTNRYEGDANPNLRYVMALWPETSQFVYAKGSGIEGWDSLEGKKISVGPPASGTEFSTRTILKAVAGLTFDDITAEYLGYSESSQAIQNGRIDAALLEAGYPTSAVTELYAGRTDVDMLHFDAEAKDKLLGEAPWYAPVTIPAETYPGQEEEIPVVGIMCSLVAHPDLSDEAVYKTLEVVFGSREDLLKEHAVFYNVDFDNPMSGLFGAPLHAGAVKYYRDNGFTVPDKLLPPEMK
- a CDS encoding ornithine cyclodeaminase family protein, which translates into the protein MAKSWELLYLSQDDCVAAGGATMSGTMQATERSFFLHGKGDFIQPGKPVIRWGGPETEETTGRIMSMPSWLGGEQYRKELVERGLLGPVNTAGIKYIPSRPANPKTYGLPRASALIILLDPDTLHPMCVMDGAVASAMRTGAASGVAARYLAREDAQVMGLIGASVQGKTQLAAMKCGVPTLRKCKVFDINPEASRAFAEKMASVAGMEIEPVGSAREAFVGSGVISTATMAREPYVDPEWYEEGAFHAEISFWDTPPGALKVFDGIYVDDWYQVKHHGVDVAWRAVRDGHIHEEAVKGDLGKVVCGDLKGRKDQKERIFFNPIGMGIHDLSEAFRVFTNAREMGLGQTLPLFEEADRWLSSLSRGTGLSGQDRQRREVCCVR
- a CDS encoding MurR/RpiR family transcriptional regulator, which gives rise to MTVEQLARRAEVSPATVMRTIGRLGYSSFTHFLNDLQKTLISTSSPLWWQLEDSWGEKAADGILRSVSQDNIGNIHASMTEHLSHSFERARDLLLGAESIHVLGLRSTKGLAVYFHSMLHQFLGHVHLIGPCGSDEMFAELFNMSKHDVLFAISLGGPHFAIRTVQAVQFAKEQGIPVILLTSSLTNPGIPAATELLHVPVHSTHYSLIPAVNVIEALIVEIGRHFQDQATDRLRRLGKVLVENKITY
- a CDS encoding TRAP transporter permease; amino-acid sequence: MDLLKKLIPKGELVPTRQLYGRVGLIALLLTVGTSLVHAWMNSFGLLMAIKMNAIHLGTVMAIVFLYYPATARSPRENPSVLDWVLAGLSLAGMAFILLQYDRILADRLNVIPFDLVMATMTMILLVEASRRAVGLPLTILSVFFVFYAKYGIYFPGLFAHQGFNWRRIIIRMALTDEGIYGVSLMVSSTYVFMFILFGAFLSATKTSDFFNDFSLALAGKYRGGPAKVAVLASGLMGSISGSSQANVATTGAITIPLMKRVGYMPHFAGAVEAAASTGGILMPPIMGAAAFIMSTFLGVPYATIMIAGATPALLYYLAVMFMVDLRAKRQGLQGLPASEVPPLGKTLLERGHMMIPLILIIYFLIVGYTPLFSAFLGLMSVIVLSMIRKSTRMTWRQFLTALDMGARNAAPVGIACGIVGYIVGSVGMTGFGQVVALNIIMFSGGQLWAALILCMLAAIVLGMGLPATACYIITATIAAPALQQMGVEPIAAHFFAFYFGTMSAVVPPVALTSYTAAGLAGARPMRVAVVGFGLALSGLLLPYLFVYNNDLLMVNTTLPSYLFVLSMGVVGVYALSAGIIGTIKGNMPPWERFAFAIVGVSMVAPLGVYKLGSLAIFSILLVQHILRYRAGAIAPEAEG